GAGTGTAATATCCTTCAGATTCAGAGAGTCAGCGGATTCCATCCCCTTGGCGACGTGATTAGTTTGGGAAAAGGTACATGAAAGACTATCCAATTTATCCAACAGGAGTCCATTCCAGGAGTTTTAtgggaaacactgaagaaaaGGCGCTCTCCCCACGGGGTGATGAGCAGATGGGCTGGAAGTCTGAGAGGCTGGGGCCCACTGTGCCGGCATCAGGGAGACCCCACCCCAGGGTTCACAGCAGGTATCAGAGCCGATTAGAGAAACAAGGTCTCAGCGACACCTGGATACACCCACACCTGAAGTCATAACATTTTGGGGGTGTTTTTAGTTACAAGAGCCAACAaattccttttcccttttatCCACTTTAACCTCAGTTTCATTCACTCGCTGCCTAAAGCATCTTCACTTATGCTGTTACCTGAATGACAACGATACACATTTGTTCAGATTGTTCGGTTAGGATGGTCATCATCAACCCTGTCTGACttaaggggaaaagagaaaaaagaaagacaggttAGGGAGCCAAGGAATTGACTGGTGCCCAGAGATGGGGCTGGAAGGATATAAGAGCCGCTCCAGGGTCAGAAGTGGCCAAGCTGGGGACAGCTCTCtgacttgtatgtggaatctagaaaaaccgcactcacagaagcagagagtaggggacttccttggtggtccagtggttaagactctgagcttccagggcACAAGCagtgggttcgatcgctggttggggaactaagatcccacatgctgtggccaaaaaaataaataaaaattaaaaaaagaaagaaaagaagcatagagtagaatggtggttgccagggtctgggGATGGGGAAGTGGGAGGAAAATTTTCTGTCacagatgagtaagttctggggatctgcTGCCCAGCGCGGTGACTGGCGTTAAAGAAATCACCCTGCGCAAGGGTAGATATCACGTATTGCCACCACACACACCATGCAATCAGGATGTGAGGGTGTAAGCTCATTGCAGTAATCATTCCACAGAGTGTGCTGGTGTTAAATAAATCACCACGTtgtacatcttaaaaaaaaaaatcacattgttcaacctgaaggaaaaaaaaacgcCTGGGAGGCCACTCCTACACAGGAGTCCTGGTTCACTAGAAAGGAGACTGGGTGAGGGACCACCCCGCAGAGCAAGCCCATGGGCACACACCCTTCTCCTGAGTCACTCGTTCCCTTCACGCCCAGCATCTTGGAATGTCCGGGCACTGCCTTCTCCCTGGGTGTCTCACGTCCTTCTGGGTCCTCTCTGGGGCCGTGGCGGGGGCAGGGTGGGACCCCCACACCAGCTTTCCTCCTGCTTTCTGCGGTCTTCGGGTCCCTCCGTCTACATTAACCCGAGGACTGACATCCCAGCCTGGGTGAGCTTCAGGCTCAAGTTACCAGTCCTCAGACTCCCGGGATCACATCCCGCCTTGTGAGGTTTCTGTAAACACATGCTTATCGACCCGTTCCACTTGGGCTTAAGTAACTTTGTGCCCTGGACCCTTATGCATGCCCCAAACCCGTTCCCACAAAAGTCACCCAGATGTTTTCTCATTTGGGGTATGGAATTCCTGCTTTTCTCTCCACCCGCCCTGGCTCGGGTGGGACCTGGTTCAAGGTAAGGAGGACTAGGAGGCGAGGCAGGAGAGGGTTGAAAGGAGTTTCCTTAGCAGAGCTCCCTGGGGTCGTGAGCAGCTCCTCAAGGAAGGGTGGGGTGGCGTCAGACAGAAGAAGGGGGACCTTCTAGCAAGGGAAGGTGTGGATGGTTCCGGGGAGCTTGGCTCTTCAGGGTCGGGATATGCCCTGTGTCTTCTGGAACCTTCTCAATATCTCTTTTTCCATGGCCAGATGTGTAGCCTCTTAGAAGCAACGCCTGGCTCACGGTAAATGatcataaatgtttactgaatggaTAACAGACCTGTGAAGTTGCGAATTCAACAGATGTTTTAATTCAGCAAATTGCAGAAGCACATTGTGAGTtctgtttggtttgtttgttttccaaatcTATCTCAGCCTCCAGgctactaaatttttttttattttttagcattgGCATGGAAAGGGCCTGAGTTTCAGTccagatttcaaaacaaaaaattagggATTTGAGCTGACTTAAGGTGCCCAGTGCTGTTAGAAGCAGCCTCCCAGCACCCCCAGCTCCCAGAACCCTAGCGGCAGTCCGAGGGCCCCTCCCACTCTTCAAGAGGCTCCTCCCACTTTGCGGGGCTCCTCCCACTCTTCAAAAGGCCCCTCCCACTTTGTGGGGCTCCTCCCACTCTTCCCACGGGGCTCCTCTTACTGTTCGTGCCTATTCATGGCAATAGTTCTGTGGTCAGCCCTCAGGCTGTTCTATGTGGACCAGGGGTCCTGCTGACCATCCCAGAAACTGAATGGGAATTCCTCTGCCTTCTATACAGGGGCAAATTCTGTGGGGCCCAAGGTTTATCAACAAAAAGGGGCACTCTTTAAGAAAGAACTACAAAGTTATAACAGCAAAATTAGATTCAAGGAGCATTTGTTTAGGAGAAAACAAATCACAGCCAATCACCGATTTTTAAAAGCTGACAAGTACCACATATAATACCAAACCAAGGAAAACATCCacaatgtttttttccttccttttttggctgcacacTCTTTGATAGCCTTTTCATACCtcaatagtttttattattttccatagagAGAGCTGAAAGataattcaaactttttttttttagcatggtTGATCAACATTTGTTTTGTAATATTAATAGTTTGAAAATGtttcttaggacttccctggtggtccagtggttaagaatccattttccaattcaggggatgtgggtttgatccctggcctgggagttcagatcccacatgctgtaggggatactgagcctgcacaccgaAACTATGACCTGATGTagccaaataactaaatatttttaaagtgtttcttaGCCTGGCAATTCATTATTGGTAACGTCCTGTACACTTTCAGGATTGTTATCACATTTGGGGAAATCTCTATCAAGTTTTTTTCCATACACGAGAGAGAAGATTTCAAGGGCCTTTTCAAGTTTTCTTGTACGGTGATTGGTCTGAGAGTCTTTGAACTGATGACGCTTGTGAGCTGCTTTGTTGTCAGTGTCCTTGCTGTCGTGACTTATGAGTGTAAGCGGCCTTCAATGATGCCAAATCAGCATGAAAGTTAGCTGTTTCCCAATgcgttctctttttaaaatcattttattttattggtgtatagatgcttggctttcctggtggctcagatggtaacgaatctgccctccgtgcaggagacctgggttcgatccctgggttgggcagattccctggaaaagggaatggcaacccactccaatattcttgcctggaaaattccatagacagaggagcctggcgggctacagtccacggggctgcaaagagtcggacaggactgagcgcctttcactttcacttcactgttgCTTGGCAATGTGGTCTTAGCTTCTGCCGCACAGCgacgtgaatcagctgtgtgtatacacacacccctctcttttggatttccttcccgcgTAGGTCACCGCGGAGTGCTGAGCCGAGCCGCTGTGCTGCACGGCACGTCCTCACTAGCTGTCTGTTTGATACGTCAGCAGGTCctcactggctgtctgttttatacatcggttcagttcagttcagtcgctcagtcatgtccaactctttgcgaccccatgaactgcagcacgccaggcctccctgtccatcaccaactcccagagtttactcacactcatgtccatcgagttggtggtgccattcagccatctcaccctctgtcgtccccttctccttctgcccccgatccctcccagcatcagggtctgtacatagtagtgtatatttatgtcagtcccaatctcccagtccGTCCCACCCACACCTTCCCTCCCTAGAGTCCATacgtttgttctctgcatctgtgtctctattgctgctCCCAGTGTGTTTTTAAGGCACATTTCCTCTTCATCAACCAGGTTATCAAAATCTAAGCGCTTTTCATTCCTTCCATTCTAAAATGATTTCTTCCCCTTAGTGAATTACTTTTAGTTATAATTCAGCTATCAATTTCAAACTAACTTATATCCACTTCACTATTTATCTTTATCCTTTGTTCCATAGTTTATtacttttgggacttccctggtggctcacagtaaggaatctgcctgcaatgcagacctgtgtttgatccctgggtggggaagatcccctggagaagggaatgagtacccactccggtattcctgcctggagaattccatggacaaaggaacctggtaggctacaccccatgggatgctaaagagtcagacacaactgagcaactgacactttcactacttttcattgcttttaataTGAACTTAAAGAAGGTCCCTTTCATATCTATTTAAGCCACGAGTTTataatttttcactctttttttgcATGGGGGTGCAAATGTTCCACATttgaacaatcttttttttttggcatttaccatttgtttttttcttccttgtccagtcttcaaaaatacattttggaGTCTTGAAAATGTCACCATCCCATGACGTCAGGCTTGAACAGCTTTGTGATGGGAGCTCATCTCGGTATGGTGGCTCTTTAAGAGAAAAAGCCAGGCAGGGTCTGTGttaaaatattccatttacaGGGTGAACTCGGAAAGAACACCTATAATACTGCAGAAATACTGCAGAAGTCAGCAGCTGCGTGGGCCAGCTTTTCAACTCTGATGGGATCTAGAAGGCTTGATAGCTGTTTGCCACGTTTCAGCATCCCTGAGAACAGAGTCTTCCACTTAAAATGCTATGGATCTGATAATTGAAAGAGTCTCCCATTGCCTGCCTTCTGGCTGTGCATTTCTCCTCCATCACCCAGACCGTTCATGTCCTGACCCCGGGAAACCCATTAATCAGACTCAGGGAACATCATTACATAGAAGTGACTGTGAACTAGGCAAATGTGCGTGCTTgtatgctgagttgcttcagttgtgtccgactctttgcgaccccatggactgtagctcaccaagctcctctgtccatgggatttctccaggcaagaagactggagtggatagtgattcccttctctaggggatcttcctgacctaaggattgaacccagttctcctgtattgcaggcagattctttaccatctgaggcaccagtttccctaaatgtccatcagtggccACTCCAATGCCACCGCCATGAAGGGGAGAGAGACAAGGAAAGGTGGCAGCAGGGGCAATCAGATCTGGTTAAAATACACCACCCTGTAAATTCCATGAGCTATGACCTCCTGGACATAGAGCGGGGCCGCCTCCGGGGACTTACATGGAGCCCACGGGTGGGGAGTTTTGGGCTCAGGCTTTATCAGCCTCACCCCCTAATCCAGGTCTCGGTTCTCAGTGTCCTGAGTTATCCACCAGAGGATCTGCTGCCTCTGACAGGAGTTCTTGGGTAAGTTAGTGTTCCTTGGTGCAGGCGACAAAAACCTCTTGTGGCCAGCCAATAGAGGAAATTAACTGGAAGGAGATCAGAGAGCTTGTGCAGTCAACTCCCAGACTGGAGAACCGGCTTGAAAACAGGGCAGGCAGGGGTCAAGATCTAAGTTAAATGTCAGGTTGCTGCTGTGGGAATGGATGGCTTGCAAATGCCTCTCCTGCCCCCGTCGCGATGCCGTGCCCTGGGACTGAGGGACCTGGCCAGTGTAGATGCTGGAACCAGTTCTCAGAGGCTCTGGGATGGTGAGGACTTAACAGGAGGAGACTCGGGGAACTCCTGTGTTCTCCGGAGTGGAGATCTCCTTGATTAACCAAGGCGTCCTGCCAAGAGGGACAGTAGGAAATTGCAGGGTCCTAAGAACCagacccggagaaggcaatggcacccactccagtgctctcgcctggaaaatcccatggacagaggagcctggtaggctgcagtccacggggtcgctaagagtcggacacaactgagcgacttcactttcatttttcactttcatgcactggagaaggaaatgacaacccactccagtgttcttgcctggagaatcccagggatgggggagcctggtgggctgccgcctatgggatcgcacagagtcagacacgactgaagtgacttagcagaagaACCAGACTGGAGGCTGGGTGCACCCCTTCACGATCGTCCAAAATATCCAGCACATGAAAACAGTGACCACTTACTGAGTCCTCGATGTGGGTCACATACAGCTGAACAGGGCACAGTCATCTCAATGAACCCTCTTGAACCCGTGAGACAGGCGTTAGTATTGTCTCCACTTCAAGGACGTCAACAGGGACAATTAGAGTGACTTCATGATTTGAccgggcttccttgatggctcagacggtgaagaatccgactgcagtatgggagacctgggtttgatccctgggttgggaagatcccctggagggggagatggcaacccacttcagtattcttgcctggagaatccccatggacagaggagcctggtgggctacagtccatggggtcataaagagtcggacacgactgagcgactgaacacatgaTTCAACCAGCGTGCACAGCCTGTGTGTGATGGGGGCCGGTTCATCCCCCACCTGCCCGTGTGACCCTGAGTTCTTGCTCTTGGACCTTCTGTAACATTTTCTGTagggaaaatagaaagagaacTTGGGTTTTCCTCACGATCAGATTTATTTTACAATGTCGATAGCTGGGATGCACACCACATGCAGCTTCACATAGACATTTCGGCAGTGTGTACTTTTGCTCCATAATTGTATCTACAAAGACAGGATGTCTCAGAAATTCCTTTTCAGCATGTCTCCTCTAAAGATAAATGTATAGCATATTTTACAATGAGACGTGCTGCAATTTCAAGCAGATTTTTTGATGAGGGTTGTTCTGACCAGGCGTTCATGAGAACAGAACCTCCCCATAGACTAGCTTCTGGTTATGTGTATTTCAAACCTATTTCTTCGCCACCAACCACTACCCACTCACTTCCGGCGACGTTCAGATGTCCTTACAACTCTGGGCCTGCATTTTTCTCCATGAAACCAGCCAAGCTGGCACAGAGGGTAGTGGCAATACCCCTGAAAGGCATTCGTTTGCTGAGATGGCTTGGATTGACCCAACTATGCATAGAAGTGGGGACTGTGAACCTCATAAATTCCCATGAAGCCCACACTGCAGGTGCCACCAGCCCAACCTTCCCTTAGGCAGTTCCCCTGATACCTGTAGCCATGCCAGCATCACGTGGCCTGAAATGGCAAGTGATGGAGGAAGAGTTGGCATAGAGAGAGCCTGTGGTCTTAACCGGTGTAGAGTATAGtaaattttatggaaatataatGGTGTGAACAATTTCTAGGGCTCCTCTTCTTCTGTATGAAGCTGAGGGGCCCGTGGTGGCCACTTACCCTGAGCGGTGAGGTCCCCTTCATCACCAACCATCTGCTCTGGACGGCCCACTTGGTCCCTGTCCAGGTCAGAGGAGGCGTGCATGGAGCATGTGGTTTGGGTCAAAAGATCAGGGTTGAatcatagcctttcttccttccttttcttttttttttggcttcatggtatatgggatcttagtttcctgaccagggactgaccccatgccccctgaagtggaagtgtggagtcttaaccactggactaccagggaagtcctgagtcaTAGCCGTTCTattcactggctgtgtgactctgggtaaAACCgtgccctctctgagccccactgCTATGCAGCACTACACAGGTGTTGGTTATTCTCATGAGCCAAATGAGAGCTTACTAAGTGCTTACAGCATGCGAGGCCAGTACTGGTTCTGGGCGCTCTGTAAGATGCCTGCGATGACTGCTGAAGAGCTTCCCACTCCTCATGCTCCCCTGGGACACACAGATCTGGGGATCCGAGCTGAGACGGGAAAGCAGGTGACCCAGGAATCAGAGGACATGGAGAGCACACCTGCCTCTGGGGGCTGTCCATCCCTAGCTCCTTCAGTGAGCTCCAGGGGGAGGTCAGAACGGGGGGAGGGGGGCCAGGGAGGCCAGGACGGGATGCGGGATCTGGGGGAGGCCGGGATGGGGGGCGGCCCAGGGAGGCCAGGACGGGATGGGGGACCCAGGGGAGGACAGGATGGGACGGGGGGCCCAGGGAAggctgggatgggatggggggccTGGGGAGGCCAGGATGGGATGAGGGACCCATGGGGGGACCAAGACAGGGTGGGGTGCTCACAGGGCGGGCCAGGACAGGGTGGGGGACCCAAGGGGAGGCCAGGATAAGTTGAGGGATTTATGGGGAggccaggatggggtgggggacccATGGGGGGGCCAGGACAGGGTGGGGGACCCACAGGGGGGccaggatgggatgggatggaggcCAGGACGGGGTGGGGGACCCACAGGAGGGCCAGGATGATGGGCCCCAGGCCCGTGCACACTGGGGTCTTAGTTTGCGGGACTCCCAGCTGTAACAACTGGGAGGTTTGCTGCCACACTGTGCTTTTTATAGATGATCAACgagcttttctctttctttctgaggATCTGACCATCGTGCCAGTTGGCTCAAAGCCTCCATCTTTCAGGAGGAGCTTGGGAACGGCTTCCTAAGGAGGCCAAGAGAAACAACGAGGTGTTCTTCCACTTCTGATGCACAGAATAGGCAGAGCCGGGGTCCTGGGAGCCGGCCTTTCCACTTCCTGTCCAGGAATCCTGGATACTGGACAGTAGCAGAGGGTGCAATGTGTGCAAAGTAAGAGAGGCATCCACTCTGGTTCTggatccaggagacagtggaaagaaagagggaactGGGGAGAAgggcactgccccccccccagATTTTCCCTCTTGGCGCTTTGGGCCCAGAAAGGGGGAGGTGTTTGGGGCAAGTTGAGGGGTGCAATCAGGGTACAGACTTTCCTTCTACTGGGCACATGGGGCTCTGAGAGGCAGCTGTCTCCAGCTGCCTCCCTGCTCCTGGGGCACAGTCCCCTCAACAACTGTTCCCTCTATTCCCCATGAGGCCGGGCAGGGGCTCTCCAGCTCCAGTGCGGCCTCATGCAGGAAAGCGATCAGACCCGCCGAGGGGGCAAGGTGACCGGAAGACAGAGGCCAGCGGTCAGGTACTGGCCACATGGAGGACAGAGCCACTTCATGATCGGCGGTCAGCAGTGGCAACTCAGTtgatgggctgcagcctgctggAATGGAGGGGGTCAGCGGGACGCCCGGCGGGAAGTGGACCAGGGGCATCACCCTGGGGCCAGCTGCACATGCCCAGGGACCAGTGAGGGGCTGCGAAGTCACACGAATTACACCCTAGTTCCTGTACCAAGATGCCCTCTTGGAGGGAGGAGACTGGGAGAACAGACGGTCTCACCCAATGGGATGCGTGCTACCTACCTGCAGAGGCTATTTAGATAAATAGGATCAGACAGACCAGGGCTGAAAGCTCCCACCGGCCTTCTGATCAGAAGATCCTccccgaacaacaacaacaaaattacttCCTCTTCTCAACTGAGTCGCATGGTGAGGTCTTGGACATGACGGTCAGTGCGGAGCCTTGGAGGGTGGGGAAGAGTCCCCCACAGGATGAGATGCAAAGAGCCTTCTGGGCTCCCAGCTGCGCAGGCGGGTGTCCAGGGTGCGGAGCTCTCAGGCCGCCGGgtcggtggtggtggtggtgaagggcGTCTCCCTCCCCTCTAGCTCCGGCTCCTCCCTCAGCGCCCTGCGCAGCACGGCCCCCAGGGGCTCCCGTAGACCCCGGCTCTTCCGCCTGCCCACCAGGAAGTAGATGACCGGGTTAGCGCTGCTGCTCAAGGCCGAGAAGAGGCGGGCAAGTAGGCCGGAGAGAGTCTTCATCCGCTTGGGCAGGTCCAGCCAGTAGATGAAGAACCAATGGATGCCGAGGGGCAGGGTGAAGAGGAGGAACACCAAGACGCAGGCCAGGATGGTCGCGTACAGCCGCGTGGGCCGCCGGTGGGTCTTCGTGGAGCTCCTCTGCACCCGCACGCAGAGGATGAGGCTAGACCCGGCCATCAGGGGCGTGAAGACCCCCATGAGGAGGACGCTGATGACCAAGTCAATCGTGAAGCAGTGCCGCTTGTCCCAGCCCCAGAATTCACTGCAGAAGATCGCGGCCAGCGTGTTGAGCAGGAGGGACAGCGCCCAGAGTAGGGCGCACACCACGGCCGACAGGTGCTGGGGCCGGCGACACTTGTACCAGATGGGGAAGAGGACGGAGAGGCAGCGCTGCATGCTGATGGCGGTCAGCAGGCTCAGGCCGGCCGTGTAGGTGAAGTACTTCCCCCTGCTCACCATCTCCAGGGCCATGTGGCCTGTGGCACCCAGCCGGAAGCAATTCAGGATGACTTTGGAGGCCatgcagaggaggaagaggaggtccGCCATGCCCAGGTGGAGGACATAGACACTGAaggggctcctctgcccctgggagccCAGCAGCCAGACCACCAGGCCATTGCCCACAACGCCACCCGCACAGGTGAACAGGATCATCGCGCTCAGCACCCAGCGGACGGTGCCCAGCTCCTTCCCCTTGGGGCTGCTCTCGCCGATGACCTGGCCCAGGCCCAGGGGCCCCGGGGCCCAGAGCAGAGTTTCGTTCATCCTGTGGAAGGGAGATGGACCAGTGTGAGATTTTGCTTTGCTTGGAGCCCCATACCCCCAATTTTCTTTTTGCAATAGACAACAGTTGCTCCCAGTGGCTCCCACCCTGCCTGGATCTGACAGCTACTCCACCACTGCAGACTCAGAGTTGTTAGAGATGCCTTTTGTCAAGCTAAAAGGGTCTCTTCTATCTTGAGTTTAGGTTCTTTCTCATCATGAAGAGATAAATTGACTTTTATCAAAGgcttttctacatctattgatagtgtcatttttttcacacataaTCTTCAAATTCTGTGAATTAAAGTTTTTTAAACTGGACCTCTAGGTACAAAGAATAGTTTAATTATATGCTGACTTTATGGCACACCAGGATCATCCAGCCATTGAAAAACGAATACAatcctttatttatttctgtttcccccttcattccaccctcccctcccctcccccaactcacATCTGTCCTAACCTGTTTAATCTACATCCTTGGACATCTGACTATCTTTGGGAACAGGTGGCTTCCcgtaagtatttttaatttacacaAATGCTGTGATTTAGAAtctgtgctgtttttttttttttttttttactcagcaGTATGTTTTTAGGATATCCCTATTTACCAGTGGGGCTGTTTTTGAGCTCTCTGTTCTCTATCATTGGTTTGTCTGTCTCTACAACATTAACACACTGTTACTGTTTTTGAAGTATACACGGCTAGCTGAGTCTCTTCGCTatttacctgaaactaccacagcaATGTTAATCAgttatatcccaatacaaaatacaaagtttaaagtttgggaaaaaataaatactgcttttgatagagaaaaacaacaacaacaacaaaaactaaagaaTACTTGGCTTTGTGTGATCCCTGAGAGTGTCACCTGATAGCTGCCAGGTTCATGGGGCTTCATCCTACTCTCCCCAGTCAAGTTTTTAGCTAAGGACTCAAGGGGAATTTGGGAGTTCTTTCTCCAAGTAGCTGGTTTTCTTCTCTCGGGTACTCCATCTCACAAATTGCAGCCACTTCTATCTCCCCAAAGTCTGACTTCTGTGTCTTTAACTCAGGGCGACCACCACGCTCTGTCTGGTTTTCCCCACATCCTGTACCACTTTCCAGAGCGGAGCTCCAGGCAGAAAACTGGGGTGATACTAATTTTTTATTAATCAGACAAATGACTTCATTTAGTTCATCATACTTATCACTTGGTTGAATATTTTGATTGTGCATCTCTCCTCATAcctctaatttctttttcatgtcttaTAGCATAGCCCAGACACCTAGTATTATGTTTAACAAAGACTGGAATCAGGCACACTTCACTTCTTCCTAATCTTAAAGATAATGTGTCTAAAGTTTCTCCATTAGATACGATGTTTGTTCTACGTTTTTGGTACTATCTTTTTCCAAGGTGAGAAAGTTCTCCTCTAGttgttaaaaagtttttttttttgtttttttttttttataaatgagtGATGgaatttaccacaattttttcTGTGGTATGTActtaataattttctcttttttctcctttggtcTATTTATGTGGTGAACGTGTATTGATACATTTTCT
The nucleotide sequence above comes from Cervus canadensis isolate Bull #8, Minnesota chromosome 29, ASM1932006v1, whole genome shotgun sequence. Encoded proteins:
- the LOC122430753 gene encoding mas-related G-protein coupled receptor member D-like, translating into MNETLLWAPGPLGLGQVIGESSPKGKELGTVRWVLSAMILFTCAGGVVGNGLVVWLLGSQGQRSPFSVYVLHLGMADLLFLLCMASKVILNCFRLGATGHMALEMVSRGKYFTYTAGLSLLTAISMQRCLSVLFPIWYKCRRPQHLSAVVCALLWALSLLLNTLAAIFCSEFWGWDKRHCFTIDLVISVLLMGVFTPLMAGSSLILCVRVQRSSTKTHRRPTRLYATILACVLVFLLFTLPLGIHWFFIYWLDLPKRMKTLSGLLARLFSALSSSANPVIYFLVGRRKSRGLREPLGAVLRRALREEPELEGRETPFTTTTTDPAA